A single region of the Saprospiraceae bacterium genome encodes:
- a CDS encoding proprotein convertase P-domain-containing protein: MKRTTPSTLLFWSFLLLFTSSLRAQTTDARIAPTQTPLEEVDLLVLPRQDNEALLQEELKNRQPGIPPKFAMSFPFDISPFKDGTWEDLPNGQSVWRFRILSPNAHSLNLGFGQFFLPKGSQLILYSPDQRKILGPFTPADNESHQELWTPILEGDEMVVELRIPKTAKEQLQLKINTINHDFLGFSTFLSGSCNLDVICGAADGWGIVDAYRDIIQSVGVYSTGGSTFCTGFLVNTTRQDCSPFFMTADHCGIRANNAASMVVYWNFQNSTCRTPNSQSSGISGNGTLNDFNTGAVLRARSSNSDFTLLELDDPVSETANAFFAGWDASDKLPSDTVIAIHHPSTDEKRISFSYEQVFKGNENGQALANGNYLVVPQWSVGTTEGGSSGCPFFDKHKRVIGQLFGGLASCNNSQFDAFGWFAKSWEGGGSTISRLKDWLDPDDTGLKVLDGRTQNACNFTLVTEENNFELCATNSLRFGLSPSANFADSVQLSASDLPTGVTASFSVNPVAPGSQSFITLNNLNQFGEGAFSFSINGTDGTETGQRLIQVSLSEALPTQATLTAPLDQAINQSSVPGFSWTAIDNATAYEWQLSLDPAFAQLAASVSDLTAPQHSGQSLATETSYYWRVRGLNSCGEGEWSEVFSFTTSGVYCLSHNATDVPVAITASNPNTVRSKLAVAQIGQIASVVIHMNIKHSYISDLSANLISPSGTAISLFVYPGENTSPQGCANDDLVLTFSDGATSSNNLLTNLCGNNSPAISGQFKPRQAFSAFSGEEANGIWTLEVVDGYDEDGGQITDWSLDICTTFPQSASLIPSINVISICPDETFNLDLIVGAGFSGNSLQLSNGTLPAGASITFEQNPVSQASSVAVSGSGFGEPGQYAVDFSISDGNITANTMIMLEVNSLPNMITPVKPVDQAALVGIAPTLYWSTNPVADSYKLILSTASDLSNPIFNLNTTNTSINVGELNTEQTYYWQVAASNECGSTLGSIWSFTTIPDVSFVANPNQLSACPTDEPGFSLLVDPDFLGPVKLSYAIAPSSNLTLSSEADLNALTPGQAVSVQVKDLTGELQGDYVIQLTLSDGTLSYSSNLKLRLDLFPQTPILVLPLDGTVSANPPSLLGWSEVAGIDNYLVEIATDAAFENIIESAELNTLSYQPGAIAQGGTYFWRVSASNVCGDATAAAFQFTYTPNAIDEVEGATLAIFPNPTTDELSIQLSRPIASSLQLELHSINGQRLLQLPWPSGQALHQLHLAQLPAGVYILSIRSQQEQIIKRIIKQ, from the coding sequence ATGAAAAGAACAACACCTTCTACACTTCTCTTTTGGAGCTTCCTTTTGTTATTTACTTCAAGCCTCCGGGCACAAACAACAGACGCCAGGATTGCACCTACACAAACGCCGCTAGAAGAAGTGGATTTGCTGGTGCTTCCCAGGCAAGATAATGAAGCCCTTTTGCAAGAAGAGTTAAAAAACAGGCAGCCTGGCATTCCACCTAAATTTGCAATGTCTTTCCCATTCGACATTTCTCCTTTTAAAGATGGAACCTGGGAGGATTTGCCCAATGGCCAAAGTGTTTGGCGCTTTAGGATTTTATCGCCTAATGCCCATTCCCTCAATCTTGGCTTTGGACAGTTTTTTCTGCCCAAAGGCAGTCAATTGATCCTCTATTCGCCAGATCAGCGAAAAATTCTAGGCCCTTTCACCCCCGCCGACAATGAAAGCCACCAGGAGTTATGGACGCCTATCCTGGAAGGAGACGAGATGGTCGTTGAGCTCCGTATCCCCAAAACAGCAAAAGAACAACTACAACTCAAAATCAATACCATCAACCACGATTTCTTAGGTTTTTCCACCTTTCTTTCCGGCTCCTGCAACTTGGATGTAATCTGTGGTGCAGCGGATGGATGGGGCATTGTAGATGCTTATCGGGATATTATCCAGTCGGTAGGGGTTTACAGTACAGGTGGAAGTACCTTTTGCACCGGTTTTTTGGTTAACACAACGCGTCAGGATTGTTCTCCTTTTTTTATGACCGCTGATCACTGTGGCATCAGGGCTAACAATGCCGCTAGTATGGTCGTTTATTGGAATTTTCAAAATAGTACTTGCCGTACCCCCAATAGCCAGTCTAGTGGAATATCAGGAAATGGTACGCTCAATGATTTCAATACCGGAGCGGTCCTACGCGCCAGAAGCAGCAATTCTGATTTTACTTTATTGGAATTGGATGATCCGGTTAGTGAGACGGCCAATGCCTTTTTTGCAGGCTGGGATGCCAGTGATAAGTTGCCATCGGACACCGTGATTGCCATCCACCACCCTAGCACCGACGAAAAACGGATAAGTTTCAGCTATGAACAAGTGTTCAAAGGCAATGAAAATGGACAGGCGCTCGCCAATGGCAACTACCTTGTTGTTCCGCAGTGGAGTGTAGGTACGACCGAAGGGGGTTCTTCGGGTTGTCCTTTTTTTGATAAGCACAAGCGCGTCATCGGTCAGTTGTTTGGTGGACTCGCATCCTGCAACAATAGCCAATTTGATGCTTTTGGCTGGTTTGCCAAATCCTGGGAAGGGGGCGGTTCTACCATTTCTCGCCTAAAGGATTGGCTTGACCCCGACGATACCGGATTGAAAGTGCTGGATGGCAGGACCCAAAATGCTTGTAATTTCACCCTGGTCACCGAAGAGAATAATTTTGAGCTTTGTGCCACCAATAGTTTAAGGTTTGGGCTTTCTCCTAGTGCCAATTTTGCGGATTCCGTGCAGTTAAGTGCTTCCGATCTTCCAACAGGCGTAACAGCTTCTTTTTCCGTAAACCCGGTAGCCCCAGGAAGTCAAAGCTTTATTACCTTAAATAATTTAAACCAATTTGGGGAAGGTGCCTTCAGTTTTAGCATCAACGGAACCGATGGCACGGAAACGGGCCAAAGGCTCATTCAAGTCAGTCTCTCCGAAGCTTTGCCTACCCAGGCAACCCTCACGGCTCCCCTTGATCAGGCTATCAACCAAAGTTCCGTTCCTGGTTTTAGCTGGACAGCCATTGACAATGCTACTGCTTATGAGTGGCAACTGAGTCTCGATCCCGCATTTGCGCAATTAGCTGCCAGCGTATCCGACCTCACGGCACCTCAACATTCAGGTCAAAGCCTGGCTACGGAGACAAGCTATTATTGGCGGGTTCGAGGATTGAATAGTTGCGGAGAAGGAGAATGGTCGGAGGTGTTTTCTTTTACAACTTCTGGCGTTTATTGTCTATCGCACAACGCTACAGATGTACCCGTCGCTATTACGGCCAGTAACCCAAATACAGTTCGCTCTAAACTAGCAGTCGCCCAAATTGGTCAAATCGCTAGTGTGGTTATTCATATGAATATCAAGCATAGCTATATTTCCGATTTATCTGCCAATTTGATTTCTCCCAGTGGTACCGCGATTAGTTTGTTTGTTTATCCTGGAGAAAACACCAGCCCCCAAGGTTGCGCCAATGACGATTTGGTGCTGACTTTTTCAGACGGCGCCACTTCTTCGAATAATCTATTGACAAATTTATGCGGAAATAATTCCCCCGCCATAAGTGGCCAATTCAAACCTCGACAGGCCTTCAGTGCTTTCTCCGGCGAAGAAGCAAATGGCATTTGGACCTTGGAAGTGGTCGACGGTTATGATGAAGACGGAGGTCAAATCACTGATTGGAGTCTTGACATTTGTACGACCTTTCCCCAATCCGCCAGCCTAATTCCGAGTATTAATGTGATTTCGATTTGCCCAGACGAAACTTTCAATTTGGATTTGATCGTTGGAGCTGGTTTTTCAGGTAATAGCTTACAACTTAGCAATGGGACCTTGCCAGCAGGAGCATCCATTACCTTTGAACAAAATCCGGTTAGCCAGGCTTCGAGCGTGGCGGTCTCAGGGAGTGGCTTTGGCGAACCTGGTCAATATGCCGTAGATTTTAGTATCTCGGATGGAAATATAACGGCGAATACCATGATAATGTTGGAAGTAAACAGCCTTCCAAATATGATTACGCCCGTAAAACCCGTTGACCAAGCCGCTTTAGTGGGTATTGCGCCAACGCTGTACTGGAGCACCAATCCCGTAGCAGATAGCTATAAGCTTATCCTCAGTACGGCATCCGACCTCAGTAATCCCATCTTCAACCTCAATACGACCAATACGAGTATTAATGTAGGAGAATTAAACACGGAGCAGACTTATTATTGGCAGGTGGCTGCCTCTAATGAATGTGGCAGTACCTTGGGAAGTATTTGGTCATTCACCACTATTCCAGATGTTAGTTTTGTCGCTAATCCCAATCAGCTTTCTGCTTGTCCAACGGATGAGCCTGGATTCAGCCTGCTAGTTGATCCCGATTTCCTGGGTCCAGTAAAACTCAGTTATGCCATTGCGCCAAGCAGTAATTTAACTTTGAGCAGTGAGGCTGATTTAAATGCCTTAACGCCAGGTCAGGCAGTAAGTGTACAAGTAAAAGACCTAACTGGTGAATTGCAAGGAGACTATGTTATACAATTAACTTTATCGGATGGTACGCTGTCTTATTCTAGCAACCTGAAACTACGCCTCGATCTTTTTCCGCAAACCCCCATCCTGGTGCTTCCCTTAGATGGGACGGTCAGCGCCAATCCGCCTAGCTTGTTGGGATGGAGTGAGGTGGCCGGGATTGACAACTATTTGGTTGAAATTGCTACCGATGCTGCTTTTGAAAATATCATTGAATCTGCCGAGTTGAATACGCTCAGTTATCAGCCCGGCGCCATTGCCCAAGGAGGAACCTACTTTTGGAGGGTCAGCGCAAGCAATGTTTGTGGGGATGCGACCGCTGCAGCTTTTCAATTTACTTACACCCCCAATGCAATTGATGAAGTGGAAGGGGCCACGCTTGCTATTTTCCCCAATCCAACCACGGATGAACTGTCGATCCAATTATCAAGGCCCATTGCCAGTTCATTGCAATTGGAACTGCATTCCATTAACGGCCAACGCTTGTTGCAATTACCCTGGCCAAGTGGTCAGGCCTTGCATCAACTCCATTTAGCACAATTACCCGCAGGTGTTTATATTTTAAGCATCCGCAGTCAACAGGAACAAATTATAAAACGAATTATCAAACAATAA
- a CDS encoding SCO family protein, producing the protein MRLLFFSIFAFLTLVACQPKETSLPVLGNHIIDPATGDTTYHTIPPFSFINQDSQLINNASFAGKAYVADFFFISCPTICPKVAQQMRRIYDRYEDDERLALLSHTIDPKRDTVGRLKKYEIGLDVKAPKWQFVTGEKEVIYDIAQDYMSIAKEDENAPGGFDHSGWLLLIDDKMHIRSFCNGTDEEAVNKFMKDIDLLLSSM; encoded by the coding sequence ATGAGGTTATTATTTTTTTCTATTTTCGCTTTCCTAACACTGGTGGCTTGCCAACCCAAAGAGACAAGTCTCCCTGTTTTAGGAAACCACATAATTGATCCGGCAACGGGAGATACCACTTATCATACGATCCCCCCTTTTTCTTTCATCAACCAAGATAGCCAACTCATTAACAATGCCAGCTTTGCAGGAAAAGCTTATGTCGCCGATTTCTTCTTTATTTCCTGCCCCACCATCTGCCCAAAAGTGGCCCAACAAATGCGGCGAATCTATGATCGCTATGAAGATGACGAGCGGCTAGCCCTACTGTCGCATACCATTGATCCTAAAAGAGATACGGTAGGTCGACTCAAAAAATATGAAATTGGCCTGGATGTAAAAGCACCAAAATGGCAATTTGTAACAGGCGAAAAAGAAGTAATTTACGATATCGCACAGGATTATATGAGTATTGCCAAAGAAGATGAAAATGCACCTGGAGGTTTTGACCACAGTGGCTGGTTATTGTTGATCGATGATAAAATGCATATTCGTTCCTTTTGTAATGGAACAGACGAAGAGGCCGTTAATAAATTCATGAAGGATATTGATCTTTTACTGTCGTCCATGTAA
- the dacB gene encoding D-alanyl-D-alanine carboxypeptidase/D-alanyl-D-alanine-endopeptidase, translated as MFRIYFPLLLLFTTSLTSYAQSKLQSAINAFSKDPALKHAGLGISVIDVNANQEIAQFESQRSLVPASSLKVLTTASALAMLGNDFRFKTELQYIGSIDANGQLNGDLIIKGNGDPCLGSPDMEGTLDMEGVLNAFSMSLQQKGIRKITGNIIGDASYFGTAVNGKSWQWNDLGNYYGAGSWGLNFHDNLYYLRFQQTSQLGAMPRIALIEPEIGELRFTNEVTSAPAGSGDNVYIYGAPYTYERFARGTIPVGRSLFTVKGSIPDPPLFAAQSLAERLKNAGIISEKGPTSDRLLGVPLNGSRQLLFSHSSPPLKDIVVRTNIKSVNLYCETLLRTIGKEKGEEGTVEKGIAAIRSFWESRGLSFDGVLLEDGSGLSSKNVVTTNFMAQLMRKVAKDDKIYQAFSASLPVAGESGGMTYTLRGSPAAGKIRAKTGTLSNVRSLTGYVETKSGRLLAFCIIANNYTGSGAQIRKKMEKVLLAMWEL; from the coding sequence ATGTTTCGTATTTACTTTCCGCTGCTGTTGCTATTCACAACAAGCTTAACGAGTTATGCTCAATCCAAACTACAATCAGCCATTAATGCCTTTTCCAAAGATCCCGCATTGAAGCATGCCGGCCTGGGGATCAGTGTGATAGATGTAAATGCTAACCAAGAAATTGCTCAGTTTGAATCGCAACGTAGCCTGGTACCTGCCTCTTCGCTCAAAGTGTTGACCACCGCTTCCGCTTTGGCCATGTTGGGCAATGATTTTCGCTTTAAGACCGAACTGCAATATATAGGAAGCATTGATGCCAATGGCCAACTGAATGGCGACCTGATTATCAAGGGGAACGGAGATCCTTGCCTTGGCAGCCCAGACATGGAAGGCACCCTCGATATGGAAGGTGTTTTGAATGCGTTCAGCATGTCCTTACAACAAAAGGGTATTCGGAAAATAACGGGGAATATCATCGGCGACGCCTCCTACTTTGGCACCGCCGTCAATGGGAAGTCCTGGCAGTGGAATGATCTGGGCAATTATTATGGCGCAGGGAGTTGGGGACTCAACTTCCATGACAACCTGTACTATCTTCGTTTTCAACAGACATCCCAATTGGGTGCTATGCCCCGAATAGCATTGATTGAGCCCGAAATCGGTGAACTTCGCTTTACCAATGAAGTGACATCGGCCCCAGCTGGTTCCGGTGACAATGTCTATATCTATGGTGCGCCCTATACTTACGAACGTTTTGCCAGGGGGACCATCCCTGTAGGGAGAAGCCTCTTCACGGTCAAGGGCTCCATTCCAGATCCACCCCTATTTGCCGCCCAAAGCCTGGCCGAACGCCTAAAAAACGCAGGTATTATCAGTGAAAAAGGGCCTACTAGCGACCGCTTACTTGGCGTACCGCTAAATGGTTCAAGGCAGCTACTCTTTAGCCATTCGTCACCTCCACTAAAAGATATTGTCGTTCGTACCAATATCAAAAGCGTTAATCTTTATTGTGAAACCTTGCTGCGAACCATCGGCAAAGAAAAAGGAGAAGAAGGCACTGTAGAAAAAGGAATAGCCGCCATCAGGTCCTTTTGGGAAAGCCGCGGCCTGTCCTTTGACGGGGTCCTGCTGGAAGATGGCAGTGGCCTGTCCTCCAAAAATGTCGTTACGACTAATTTCATGGCCCAGTTGATGCGAAAAGTAGCTAAGGACGATAAGATTTACCAGGCATTCAGCGCGTCTCTACCTGTAGCAGGGGAATCGGGTGGTATGACTTATACGCTACGTGGTAGCCCGGCAGCAGGAAAAATACGCGCCAAAACAGGAACCCTGAGCAACGTAAGGTCGCTGACCGGCTATGTGGAGACCAAATCCGGACGCTTGCTGGCTTTTTGCATTATAGCCAATAATTATACTGGCTCGGGTGCACAAATCAGAAAAAAAATGGAGAAGGTGTTATTGGCCATGTGGGAACTATGA
- a CDS encoding ParA family protein: MGVIISLINHKGGVGKTTSTINIGAGLAELGKSTLLIDLDPQANLTLSLGLPRSPHSIYEALRGEEPLTPVNVKEHLDVVIATLDLSGAEMELINEAGREFILRELLEPVRLKYDYILIDCPPSLGLLTLNALTSSDMVIIPLQAEFLAMQGLAKIKQVIQKVKLRLNKKLVIGGVLPTMYDNRKVLNRDVVDTIKKYFGDLVFTTYIRDNVALAEAPAQRKDIFAYNKNSAGAEDYLALCREIENRVETLVV, translated from the coding sequence ATGGGTGTTATTATATCCTTAATAAATCACAAAGGAGGCGTAGGAAAAACCACTAGTACCATTAATATTGGTGCAGGTCTTGCTGAATTGGGCAAATCTACCTTATTGATCGACTTGGACCCGCAAGCAAATTTGACCTTATCCCTGGGCCTACCCCGATCCCCCCACTCTATTTACGAGGCTTTGCGCGGAGAAGAACCCTTGACCCCCGTTAATGTCAAAGAACATTTGGATGTGGTGATTGCTACCCTGGATTTGTCAGGCGCCGAAATGGAATTGATAAACGAAGCTGGCCGAGAATTCATTTTAAGGGAATTATTGGAACCTGTTCGCCTAAAATATGATTATATCCTTATTGATTGCCCACCTTCTTTGGGCCTGCTAACGCTCAATGCACTGACCAGTAGCGACATGGTCATCATTCCTTTACAGGCAGAGTTTTTGGCCATGCAGGGCTTGGCTAAAATTAAGCAGGTGATCCAAAAGGTGAAATTGAGGCTCAATAAGAAACTGGTCATTGGCGGCGTACTACCAACCATGTATGACAACCGGAAGGTCCTGAATCGCGATGTCGTTGATACCATTAAAAAGTACTTCGGCGATTTGGTCTTTACAACTTATATCCGAGATAATGTCGCCCTGGCCGAGGCGCCGGCCCAACGCAAAGATATTTTTGCCTATAATAAAAATAGCGCCGGAGCAGAAGATTACCTGGCCTTGTGCAGAGAAATTGAAAACCGAGTGGAAACTTTAGTTGTTTAA
- a CDS encoding caspase family protein: MRRFHISVFFLLWTGVLLAQKPTLIIPFGHTDAITCLDYAADGAYLLSGSKDRSAKLWNKQGRLLRTFSQHTAALVDVRLSPQQGFALTRTSDSIFVWRVDGVLVWKKAALSPPADPRVNAYDQPVFAADDRYLLTRASDSTAVRYDLINETSAEFPCDGPQNLQFSPDGQLILSSVGDSILLFNRQLKVEHRFAVENRVKAYFPFFRAFFLDNDRILIGFSFPKELGYTPQMINKSAQALLESGGHAKIYSTKGVLLDAIGMEPLVKEVDGVLSAGFEGVDPQTGEAFERYSPIEQDSFWMVSVGGPFYYVNMDNKAISTNSLMDWNVGILSAKADQLLLSYSSMTSLWNLSTKEKYLFNPTWGWEPGSVFPLGFSQDGKYIGLVKDGNVGIYDIEKATLTFLKQWNNISASFLMGSWPASVAFSPVANQLTIGYQNGRIATWNFAGQLLQEMGSQKAHQIVAVKRKAKQQQQIDLYYLRDKTSFGEASSDIAQDTFQLGFDLNTGEVTQQDSLAPNPFADWMENTAVSLDETYEFSSSWDPSLDGIYRGLYFYVDYGVFYVKALTSGAKSFNFLGDGMACNLGIWQDKYLFISYPDNHPKRYDFQALKKLALNPRNSQIHDFGVDVPAISVLKNELVTSTRIDSLSILPTRTQFLDFAADQPLVLIKKRDIFELESRNGEQQYVEKQFKNFQVYNFETESLVTFLGHPLKLLGAVFIDQGQYVLSWSEDHSCKIWDTATGQELLTLFWFDEKDWIVLAPNGLFDASPGVMNLLYYSVGTEIIELEQLKARFYEPGLLPKLLGYSDERIRPVEAFDEVNIYPKVFAEIREDSLHIRLQERKGGIGRVNIFINGKEVAEDANPLARTPPFQRDSLIHYDLKQHKLYLLRHPDSTNIISIRAYNAEGWLKSAAIKLEYRPTQRLTKGSDDSNSGVAWEAQLDPKLYVISVGTSDYTGTKLDLQYADQDATMMARALQAIGSALFNNGDSLEVYVLTTAQATANGVENSPIQWAFANKANIKATFDAIKRKAKAEDVIVVYFSGHGVTYGSAEQAQFHYLTQGIASDDLSDAAIRRAYTISSEEITQWINNIPALKQVLIIDACNSGQIVENLTGSSKALNSSQIRALDRMKDRTGMFILSGSASDKVSYEASEYGQGLLTYALLQGMLGVATSKIGESDYIDVMKLFQYARDLVPELAASINGIQTPMMGFPGKGASFDIGILDEVAKLEIPIGNKKPVVVRSTFLNKATFQDDLQLAALLEAAFRAETEKAKDADLIYVDVYNYPGAYAVNGLYEIVKGTIKIEAKLSKDRKDSIDLSLRSTDDPKQLVRSITREVKRVLKKSGI, from the coding sequence ATGAGACGTTTTCATATAAGCGTTTTTTTCCTACTTTGGACAGGTGTCTTGTTGGCCCAAAAACCAACTTTGATCATACCCTTTGGCCATACCGATGCCATAACGTGCCTGGATTATGCTGCCGATGGGGCTTACCTCCTTTCGGGATCAAAGGATCGCTCGGCCAAATTATGGAATAAACAAGGGCGGCTCCTACGCACTTTCTCGCAACATACCGCTGCCCTGGTCGATGTTCGGTTGTCGCCCCAGCAAGGCTTTGCCCTCACCCGGACGAGCGACAGTATCTTCGTTTGGCGGGTCGATGGTGTGCTGGTTTGGAAAAAAGCGGCCCTTAGTCCTCCTGCGGACCCAAGGGTAAATGCCTATGACCAGCCTGTTTTTGCCGCCGATGATCGGTATTTACTGACCCGCGCCTCGGATAGCACCGCCGTGCGCTACGATCTCATTAATGAAACAAGCGCCGAATTTCCCTGCGATGGGCCCCAAAACCTGCAGTTCTCCCCCGATGGCCAGCTGATCCTGTCCAGCGTAGGGGATTCTATCCTTTTATTTAACCGGCAGCTAAAGGTGGAGCATCGATTTGCGGTGGAGAATAGGGTGAAAGCTTATTTCCCCTTTTTCAGGGCTTTTTTCCTGGATAATGACCGGATCCTGATCGGCTTTTCTTTTCCCAAAGAATTGGGTTATACGCCCCAAATGATAAACAAATCAGCACAAGCGCTTCTGGAATCGGGCGGGCATGCCAAGATCTACAGTACCAAAGGGGTATTATTGGATGCCATCGGAATGGAGCCTTTGGTTAAGGAAGTAGACGGCGTCCTATCCGCTGGTTTTGAAGGTGTCGACCCGCAAACAGGAGAAGCCTTTGAGCGATATTCTCCAATTGAACAAGATTCTTTCTGGATGGTGTCGGTGGGCGGGCCCTTTTATTATGTTAACATGGATAATAAAGCGATATCCACGAATAGCCTGATGGACTGGAATGTAGGAATCTTGTCGGCAAAAGCGGATCAATTATTGTTGAGTTACAGCAGTATGACTAGCCTTTGGAACCTGTCCACCAAGGAAAAGTATTTATTCAATCCAACCTGGGGCTGGGAACCGGGCTCCGTTTTCCCCTTAGGCTTTTCACAAGATGGAAAATATATTGGGCTCGTGAAAGATGGCAATGTGGGCATTTATGATATAGAAAAGGCGACCCTCACTTTTTTGAAACAATGGAATAATATATCCGCCAGCTTTCTCATGGGCAGTTGGCCTGCCTCCGTGGCTTTTTCCCCGGTTGCGAACCAATTGACTATTGGTTATCAAAATGGTAGAATCGCTACCTGGAATTTTGCCGGCCAGTTGTTGCAGGAGATGGGTAGCCAAAAAGCCCACCAAATAGTAGCTGTCAAAAGGAAGGCGAAACAGCAGCAACAAATTGATTTGTATTATCTCCGGGATAAAACCTCTTTTGGGGAAGCCTCTTCGGACATCGCCCAAGACACCTTCCAACTTGGTTTTGACTTAAACACAGGCGAGGTAACTCAGCAGGATTCGCTTGCACCTAATCCTTTCGCTGACTGGATGGAGAATACTGCTGTTAGCCTGGATGAGACCTATGAGTTTAGCAGTTCCTGGGATCCGTCATTAGATGGGATTTACCGAGGGCTTTATTTTTATGTTGACTATGGCGTCTTTTACGTTAAAGCCTTAACATCAGGCGCGAAATCTTTCAACTTTCTTGGTGATGGGATGGCTTGTAATCTCGGAATATGGCAAGATAAATACCTCTTTATCTCCTATCCTGATAACCATCCCAAACGCTATGATTTTCAGGCATTGAAAAAATTAGCCCTTAACCCGCGTAATTCACAAATCCACGACTTTGGTGTAGATGTTCCAGCTATCAGTGTTCTGAAGAATGAACTGGTTACCAGTACCCGCATTGACTCCTTGTCCATACTGCCTACTAGAACGCAATTCCTGGATTTTGCAGCAGATCAGCCACTGGTCCTCATCAAGAAACGAGATATATTTGAATTAGAGTCCCGGAATGGGGAGCAGCAATATGTGGAAAAACAATTTAAAAATTTCCAGGTCTATAACTTCGAAACGGAATCGTTGGTTACTTTTTTGGGGCATCCCCTTAAATTACTTGGCGCCGTCTTTATCGACCAAGGCCAATACGTCCTCAGCTGGTCCGAGGATCATTCCTGTAAAATCTGGGATACTGCCACTGGCCAGGAATTGCTCACCTTGTTTTGGTTCGACGAAAAGGACTGGATCGTTCTTGCTCCCAATGGCCTGTTTGATGCTTCTCCGGGTGTCATGAATTTATTGTATTATTCCGTGGGGACAGAAATTATTGAGCTGGAGCAACTCAAGGCACGCTTTTACGAACCGGGCTTACTGCCCAAGTTATTGGGTTACTCCGACGAGCGCATCCGTCCGGTCGAAGCTTTCGACGAAGTTAATATTTATCCAAAAGTATTCGCCGAAATCAGGGAGGATTCCCTGCATATTCGTTTGCAGGAGCGCAAGGGGGGTATCGGCCGTGTCAATATTTTTATCAATGGTAAGGAAGTAGCGGAGGATGCTAATCCTCTTGCCCGCACCCCGCCGTTCCAGCGTGATAGTCTTATTCATTATGACTTGAAGCAACACAAGTTATACCTGTTACGCCACCCAGACAGCACCAATATCATCAGTATACGGGCGTACAATGCAGAAGGATGGCTTAAAAGTGCTGCGATCAAGCTTGAATATCGTCCAACCCAAAGGCTGACCAAAGGTAGCGATGATTCCAATAGCGGAGTCGCCTGGGAGGCTCAGCTGGATCCTAAACTCTATGTCATCTCGGTCGGCACCTCAGACTACACAGGGACCAAGCTCGATCTCCAATACGCCGATCAGGATGCGACGATGATGGCCAGGGCCCTACAAGCCATTGGTTCGGCCCTTTTTAACAATGGCGATAGTTTGGAAGTCTATGTGCTGACTACGGCTCAGGCCACCGCCAATGGCGTGGAAAATTCGCCCATCCAATGGGCGTTTGCCAATAAAGCCAATATCAAAGCGACTTTTGATGCCATCAAGCGTAAGGCGAAGGCAGAGGATGTGATCGTCGTGTATTTTTCTGGCCATGGCGTAACCTATGGCAGTGCTGAACAAGCCCAATTTCACTACCTCACCCAAGGAATTGCTAGTGATGACCTTAGCGATGCTGCTATCCGCAGGGCCTACACCATCTCTAGTGAAGAGATCACGCAATGGATCAATAATATTCCCGCCCTCAAGCAAGTACTCATCATTGATGCCTGCAACTCCGGCCAGATCGTCGAGAACTTGACAGGTAGTTCTAAGGCCTTGAACTCCAGTCAGATCCGAGCACTCGATCGGATGAAAGACCGAACCGGCATGTTTATCTTGTCAGGCAGCGCATCAGATAAGGTGAGCTATGAAGCCAGTGAATACGGACAGGGTTTGCTGACCTATGCTTTGTTGCAAGGGATGCTGGGGGTTGCTACCAGCAAAATAGGAGAAAGCGACTACATCGATGTCATGAAGCTGTTTCAATACGCCAGGGACCTGGTACCTGAATTGGCAGCCAGTATCAACGGCATCCAGACCCCGATGATGGGCTTTCCGGGCAAGGGAGCGAGTTTTGATATCGGGATACTCGATGAAGTGGCGAAATTGGAAATTCCGATTGGCAACAAAAAGCCAGTGGTGGTCCGCAGCACTTTTTTGAATAAAGCAACTTTTCAGGATGACTTACAGCTGGCCGCATTATTAGAAGCAGCCTTTAGAGCAGAAACAGAAAAAGCCAAAGATGCGGACTTGATATATGTAGATGTCTACAATTATCCCGGAGCTTATGCTGTAAATGGTTTATATGAAATAGTAAAGGGTACCATCAAAATCGAAGCCAAATTATCCAAAGACAGGAAGGATTCGATTGACCTGAGCCTCCGCTCAACGGATGACCCAAAGCAATTGGTGCGGAGTATTACCCGGGAGGTGAAGCGAGTATTGAAGAAGAGCGGCATATAA